The Shewanella japonica genome has a window encoding:
- a CDS encoding energy transducer TonB: MTPRRYFAFGCLTVLIQGGVLASQNTEPEIQLAAGSAMGSNQAVSVMVAMQASAQAQSTEQTIEEVLPELKPEIKPEPKPEVKPEPKPIPEKVVKTDPKKPAPDNVIAKVEEVIEQEVVEPTPTPVTEQPQTEISDTELASTDASATHEQQQVEAQQGVTQQTVALQKPTFSAPPSQPNYPRKARKRGFEGTATVEVMFNQIGEQLSLTLVNSSGYSLLDAAAIDAVEKWKFAAPSPQTAFAYTVRVPVKFALN, translated from the coding sequence ATGACACCTAGACGATATTTTGCTTTTGGATGTTTAACCGTTTTAATCCAAGGAGGCGTTCTCGCCTCTCAAAATACTGAACCTGAAATTCAGCTCGCGGCAGGGTCTGCAATGGGGTCAAATCAAGCTGTTAGTGTCATGGTGGCAATGCAAGCAAGTGCACAAGCTCAAAGCACTGAGCAAACCATTGAAGAAGTGCTTCCAGAGCTTAAGCCAGAAATTAAACCAGAGCCGAAGCCAGAAGTTAAACCAGAACCTAAGCCAATTCCTGAGAAAGTCGTCAAAACCGATCCTAAAAAGCCAGCACCCGATAACGTCATCGCAAAAGTTGAAGAAGTCATTGAGCAAGAAGTCGTTGAACCCACACCGACGCCTGTGACCGAGCAACCTCAAACCGAAATATCAGATACCGAACTTGCCAGCACAGATGCAAGTGCAACCCATGAACAGCAACAAGTGGAGGCCCAACAAGGCGTTACTCAACAAACCGTCGCGTTACAGAAACCGACATTTTCAGCGCCGCCATCACAACCTAATTACCCAAGAAAAGCACGTAAAAGAGGCTTTGAGGGCACAGCGACAGTGGAAGTCATGTTTAATCAAATTGGTGAGCAACTTTCGCTCACTTTAGTTAATAGTTCAGGTTATAGCCTACTTGATGCAGCTGCGATTGATGCTGTTGAAAAGTGGAAATTTGCCGCACCTTCACCGCAAACCGCTTTTGCTTACACAGTAAGAGTCCCGGTGAAGTTTGCGCTAAATTAA
- a CDS encoding TonB-dependent hemoglobin/transferrin/lactoferrin family receptor gives MTKKPLVVAMAMVFSTTAYAQESKTVTEFDEVLVTATRISEKVSDTSRSVTVISEEKMQESQPSSVADALKNEANVSVTNGPRASSQGVEIRGLSGQRVLQTIDGARQNTNSGHRGTYFMDPELLSSIEVVRGPASSLWGSGAIGGVVAQNTKSAQDFLDEGDTFGGYIKQGFETNGDKIKTSGTLYGLADNIDWLLSGSYHDSNNIKIGNDQTLENSASEATSGLAKLGWEPTDDQRLQFSARFSDTDELVPSNPATNVGSSVPLVQRNTTDQNVTLDYSLNPTDNPLLDLNATLYWNSTNYDEDRVTKDQVDSTEYDTIGFSLNNSSTFGNTVLTYGVDGYKDTINTVRDDNGQAGERPDDIDGESTVWGAFTKADISLTDTLALDAAVRYDTFKNESNNLNQSSDDNAFTPSVGLVWKTTDWLTLSARYDEAFRAPSMEEMYSTGTHYCIPSIPGFLPDGLCNTFEINPDLKAEKAQNKEIKADMRFADLAGDDELVVTLSAFRNDVDDFIEQSVSNPLYGIPGLEQTTSWDNVDEAKLTGFEFTTRYRYKQTRLTFNYGQTEGKDKESDEYLSNIPAKKMGLDLSQAIMEGDMKFGTRFTYVAEQDQLPTDNLEQYDSYKLWDVYVAWEPAMGTFEGLRVDFAVENIGDEEYRQAWQTLYEQGRNFKLSARYSF, from the coding sequence ATGACCAAGAAGCCACTCGTAGTAGCAATGGCAATGGTTTTCAGTACAACCGCATATGCACAAGAAAGCAAAACAGTCACCGAGTTTGATGAAGTTTTAGTCACAGCAACGCGTATCAGTGAAAAAGTCTCTGATACTAGCCGAAGCGTGACAGTGATCAGCGAAGAAAAAATGCAAGAGTCACAACCTTCTTCGGTTGCAGATGCACTGAAAAACGAAGCTAACGTTAGTGTGACTAATGGTCCTCGTGCTTCGTCTCAAGGTGTTGAAATCCGTGGTCTAAGTGGACAGCGAGTACTACAAACTATTGATGGCGCGCGTCAAAACACCAATTCTGGTCACCGTGGCACCTATTTCATGGACCCTGAGCTACTAAGCTCAATTGAAGTTGTGCGTGGCCCTGCAAGTAGTTTATGGGGAAGTGGTGCGATTGGTGGTGTGGTTGCACAAAATACCAAATCAGCCCAAGACTTTTTAGATGAAGGCGATACCTTTGGTGGCTACATCAAACAAGGTTTTGAAACGAACGGCGACAAGATCAAAACCAGCGGTACCTTATATGGTTTAGCTGACAATATTGATTGGTTATTAAGTGGTAGCTACCACGATAGCAACAATATCAAGATTGGTAACGACCAAACCCTTGAAAACAGTGCTTCAGAAGCAACGAGCGGTTTAGCTAAATTAGGTTGGGAACCAACTGATGATCAGCGTCTACAGTTTTCTGCACGTTTTTCAGATACTGATGAGTTAGTACCAAGTAACCCAGCGACTAACGTGGGCAGCTCAGTACCATTAGTTCAACGCAATACGACAGATCAAAACGTGACGTTAGATTACAGCTTAAACCCAACAGATAACCCATTGTTGGATTTAAACGCGACGCTATATTGGAATAGCACTAATTACGACGAAGATCGTGTGACTAAAGACCAAGTTGATAGCACGGAATACGACACCATAGGTTTTAGTCTTAATAACAGCTCTACCTTTGGCAATACTGTGCTGACATATGGTGTGGATGGTTACAAAGACACCATTAATACTGTACGTGACGATAATGGCCAAGCCGGTGAACGTCCTGATGATATCGACGGTGAGTCTACGGTTTGGGGGGCTTTCACTAAAGCCGATATTAGCTTAACCGATACCTTGGCACTAGATGCTGCAGTACGTTACGACACCTTCAAAAATGAAAGTAATAACTTAAACCAATCATCTGACGACAATGCGTTTACGCCATCTGTTGGCTTAGTGTGGAAGACGACTGATTGGTTAACCTTAAGTGCACGTTACGACGAAGCATTCCGTGCACCAAGCATGGAAGAAATGTACTCAACAGGGACACATTACTGTATTCCTTCTATCCCAGGTTTCTTGCCAGATGGCTTATGTAACACTTTCGAGATTAATCCAGATCTGAAAGCTGAAAAAGCACAAAACAAAGAGATCAAAGCCGACATGCGTTTTGCTGATTTAGCGGGCGATGATGAGTTAGTGGTGACCTTAAGTGCATTCAGAAACGATGTTGATGATTTCATCGAACAGTCTGTATCTAACCCACTTTATGGGATTCCAGGACTTGAGCAAACGACCTCTTGGGATAATGTCGACGAAGCTAAATTAACTGGTTTTGAGTTCACCACTCGCTACCGTTATAAGCAAACTCGTTTGACCTTCAACTATGGTCAAACTGAAGGTAAAGATAAAGAGTCAGATGAGTATCTATCTAATATCCCAGCTAAGAAAATGGGCTTAGATTTATCGCAAGCCATTATGGAAGGCGATATGAAGTTTGGTACTCGTTTTACGTATGTTGCTGAGCAAGATCAGTTACCAACTGACAACCTAGAGCAATATGACTCGTACAAATTGTGGGATGTTTACGTAGCTTGGGAACCAGCAATGGGGACATTCGAAGGCTTGCGTGTAGATTTTGCAGTAGAAAATATCGGTGATGAGGAATATCGCCAAGCGTGGCAAACCTTGTATGAGCAAGGCAGGAATTTCAAATTGTCAGCGCGTTACTCGTTTTAA
- the hutX gene encoding heme utilization cystosolic carrier protein HutX, whose product MAVSVEQIKQYLADNPAAMPGQVAAELAITELEVVKALPSERLALLPLTEKDNLLASLPEWGNMTTIVSASGSIFEFKGSFPKGKYAHGYYNLITKGEGLHGHLKLDDISAIALISKPFRGTESHSINFFGAQGEVVFKVYLGRDKKRVLLSEQVERFQALKDSVNIAA is encoded by the coding sequence ATGGCTGTATCAGTAGAACAAATCAAGCAATACCTCGCCGACAACCCAGCAGCGATGCCAGGACAGGTTGCAGCTGAGTTAGCAATCACAGAGTTAGAAGTCGTTAAAGCACTGCCTTCAGAGCGGTTGGCTTTATTACCACTGACAGAAAAAGATAACTTACTGGCTTCACTACCAGAGTGGGGCAATATGACCACGATTGTGTCTGCATCAGGCAGCATTTTTGAATTTAAGGGTAGCTTCCCTAAGGGTAAGTACGCTCATGGTTACTACAACTTAATCACCAAAGGTGAAGGCTTACATGGCCACTTAAAGCTGGATGATATCAGTGCAATTGCCCTGATCAGCAAGCCGTTCAGAGGCACTGAAAGCCACTCAATTAACTTCTTCGGCGCACAAGGTGAAGTGGTTTTTAAAGTGTATTTAGGCAGAGACAAAAAGCGCGTGTTATTAAGTGAACAGGTTGAGCGTTTTCAAGCACTTAAAGATAGCGTGAACATTGCAGCTTAG
- the hutZ gene encoding heme utilization protein HutZ, which produces MSTEKEQRLREKLLPEIEEFKAQRSTLQLATQDADGVPNASYAPFALADDGFYILVSELARHGTNLKASNKLSVMLVADESESKSVFARKRLTFDATAEIVARDSETFTKGVAALSARFGEMIDNLAGLTDFNLFKLNPHHGLYVKGFGQAFSLSGAELLDVDWKRDGHHGTPKEPAEKA; this is translated from the coding sequence ATGTCGACAGAAAAAGAGCAACGCTTACGAGAGAAACTTCTTCCAGAAATTGAAGAATTCAAAGCGCAACGTTCAACCTTACAATTGGCAACGCAAGATGCTGATGGTGTACCTAACGCCAGTTATGCTCCATTTGCATTGGCCGATGATGGTTTTTATATTTTGGTCAGCGAGTTAGCACGCCACGGCACTAACTTAAAAGCCTCTAATAAACTGTCTGTCATGCTAGTTGCTGATGAGTCTGAGTCGAAAAGTGTGTTTGCACGTAAGCGTTTAACCTTTGATGCGACAGCTGAAATTGTTGCCCGTGATAGTGAAACATTCACTAAAGGTGTGGCGGCATTGTCGGCACGTTTTGGCGAAATGATTGACAATCTAGCAGGATTAACTGACTTCAATCTATTTAAACTAAATCCGCATCATGGCTTATACGTTAAAGGATTTGGCCAAGCATTTAGCTTGTCAGGTGCAGAGTTACTTGATGTAGATTGGAAGCGTGATGGTCATCATGGCACCCCAAAAGAGCCTGCTGAAAAAGCGTAA
- a CDS encoding methyl-accepting chemotaxis protein — protein MKSNSLKLKIIFPVLIALSVVIALLSWQSYSSQKTMLLTSNLEQVQRLSSQQTERISDWLSSKKDILNALKSRINQGDDIHVLQQALDSGRFESTYFGKDTGEMIDADTSIDNTGYDPRTRPWYQQAMTSQAMILTKPYVDFPTKKVVITLAEKIHNGVIASDVNINDLVDDVNRMTLPSNGFAIMMHIDGTVIAYKDASKAMGHIRDIDNQLDLNVLQQQRRSDQLIPIHFELEGRDKLVWVEDIPQTDWELIVLLDQATLEAPLASLLVKQLGLAALVLLASMAVISWLMTKLLLPLGRVSNALFKIADGNGDLTQRIDVESKDEVGVLADSFNRFVSSQHLLISQIRQVAHQLDQNADNSLVNSRHAEKEIQIQQQEVTMVATAVTQMASATHEIASSAENTATAAQQSSSSSLQGQSLVDNTRQSIHLLANEVTQATDVISELSRHANAISSILSTIQGIAEQTNLLALNAAIEAARAGEQGRGFAVVADEVRVLSRRTQDSAQEIYETIETLQTTTSNAVELMQSSQALATNSVEDANEANKAIEEITQAAALISDMASQIATAAEEQTQVTNEITQNTVAIKDVTDEIAQASVTAHQEAQQLKGQAKALNDLVATFIL, from the coding sequence ATGAAATCTAATTCGTTAAAATTGAAAATTATCTTTCCGGTATTAATCGCCTTATCAGTCGTCATTGCCCTATTGTCTTGGCAAAGTTATTCCAGCCAAAAAACCATGTTGTTAACCTCAAATCTAGAGCAGGTTCAGCGACTCAGCAGCCAACAAACTGAAAGAATTAGTGATTGGTTATCATCTAAAAAAGATATTCTGAATGCGCTCAAATCACGGATTAACCAAGGCGACGACATTCATGTTTTGCAACAAGCATTAGATTCAGGTCGCTTCGAGTCCACATACTTTGGTAAAGATACCGGTGAGATGATCGATGCAGACACTAGCATTGATAATACAGGTTATGATCCTCGTACTCGTCCTTGGTATCAGCAAGCAATGACCAGCCAAGCGATGATTCTTACCAAACCTTATGTAGACTTCCCGACTAAAAAAGTCGTGATTACCCTTGCTGAAAAAATCCATAATGGCGTCATTGCCAGCGATGTGAATATTAACGACTTAGTCGATGATGTTAACCGTATGACCTTGCCTTCTAATGGCTTCGCTATCATGATGCATATAGATGGTACGGTTATCGCTTATAAAGATGCATCAAAAGCGATGGGACATATTCGCGATATTGATAACCAACTGGATCTCAATGTATTGCAGCAACAGCGCCGCAGTGATCAATTAATTCCAATCCATTTTGAGCTTGAAGGCCGTGACAAATTAGTCTGGGTTGAGGATATTCCTCAAACGGATTGGGAACTGATTGTTCTACTTGATCAAGCAACGCTTGAAGCCCCTCTAGCGAGCTTGCTTGTCAAACAACTTGGACTAGCTGCATTAGTGCTTTTAGCAAGTATGGCAGTGATTTCATGGTTAATGACTAAGTTACTTCTCCCTCTCGGTCGCGTCTCAAATGCACTGTTTAAAATCGCTGATGGAAACGGTGACTTAACCCAGCGTATTGACGTTGAGTCTAAAGATGAAGTGGGAGTGTTAGCTGATAGCTTTAATCGTTTTGTTAGCAGCCAGCACTTACTCATTAGTCAAATAAGACAAGTGGCACACCAACTTGATCAAAATGCTGATAATAGCTTAGTGAACAGTCGTCATGCTGAAAAAGAAATTCAAATCCAGCAGCAAGAAGTCACTATGGTCGCCACTGCGGTAACTCAAATGGCCAGTGCGACACATGAAATTGCATCCAGTGCAGAAAATACCGCTACCGCAGCGCAACAATCCAGTAGTAGCAGCTTACAAGGCCAAAGCTTGGTGGATAATACCCGTCAATCAATTCATTTGTTGGCCAATGAAGTCACCCAAGCAACGGATGTGATTAGTGAATTGAGCCGTCATGCTAATGCTATTTCCAGCATCTTATCGACGATTCAGGGAATTGCTGAACAAACCAATTTATTAGCACTAAACGCAGCCATTGAAGCGGCAAGAGCTGGTGAGCAAGGACGTGGGTTTGCCGTTGTTGCAGATGAAGTACGTGTACTTTCTCGTCGTACTCAAGATTCAGCCCAAGAAATCTATGAAACGATTGAAACGCTACAAACCACCACATCAAACGCTGTTGAGCTAATGCAAAGCAGCCAAGCACTCGCGACTAACAGTGTCGAAGATGCCAATGAAGCGAATAAAGCCATTGAAGAAATTACCCAAGCAGCGGCATTAATTTCAGATATGGCCAGTCAAATTGCTACCGCAGCAGAAGAACAAACCCAAGTGACAAATGAGATCACGCAGAATACAGTGGCAATTAAAGACGTCACGGATGAAATTGCACAAGCATCCGTCACAGCCCATCAAGAAGCGCAGCAATTAAAAGGGCAAGCAAAGGCACTTAATGACTTAGTGGCCACTTTTATTTTATAA
- a CDS encoding dihydrofolate reductase family protein, which produces MANIVFIATSLDGYIADKNNNIDWLHETPNPEGSDMGFSDFMARIDGLVMGRNTFEKVLSFDCDWPYTKPVFVLSRTLSEVPSELTNKVSLVKGDLAQVVAELNAKGFNDLYIDGGVTIQQFLQHDMIDELIITTIPTLLGGGIPLFGDLAEPLKFTHISSQQHLGCLVTNQFKRVR; this is translated from the coding sequence ATGGCAAATATCGTATTTATTGCAACGAGTTTAGATGGCTATATTGCCGATAAAAATAACAACATTGATTGGCTTCATGAAACGCCTAATCCAGAAGGGTCTGACATGGGGTTTAGCGACTTTATGGCACGCATTGATGGCTTGGTCATGGGACGAAATACCTTCGAAAAAGTATTGAGCTTTGATTGTGATTGGCCTTATACCAAACCCGTATTCGTGTTGAGTCGCACCTTATCAGAAGTCCCGAGTGAATTGACAAATAAGGTGTCTTTAGTGAAAGGCGATCTTGCGCAAGTGGTCGCTGAGCTTAACGCCAAGGGATTTAATGACTTATATATTGATGGTGGTGTGACAATTCAACAATTTTTGCAGCACGACATGATTGATGAGTTAATCATTACCACTATACCGACGCTGCTTGGTGGTGGTATTCCATTATTCGGTGATTTAGCTGAACCACTTAAATTTACACATATAAGCAGTCAACAACATCTTGGCTGCTTAGTGACCAATCAATTTAAACGAGTTCGATAG